From one Thalassospira lucentensis genomic stretch:
- a CDS encoding GGDEF domain-containing protein: MTTTDHHVSKHWDYAKATLDALRDHGLRPTPELYHVWFVYYAEENPEILRVIDAVKASGEAIGEETLLQLYYRYIFDRQAADFLQRGMEDFSDVVENSDASLTSTRDELRVYGDVLGKAEESLLAGEKVAEVIRNVALHTGRMQTTVESLHEQLGDYLNKIANLQRELHETRERSYTDGLTRVSNRMHFEETLASCCVEFDTGSIDEPFCVMMVDLDQFKVVNDKYGHRIGDEILVLIASMIKANTKGRDLVARYGGDEFAILLPQTPLKDAMMLADDMSKRIAAREVRAKSSGTSFGHMTVSVGVAEYVKGEGAAKVVDRADNALYRAKKNGRNRNFAAE, encoded by the coding sequence GTGACAACGACGGATCATCATGTTTCCAAGCACTGGGACTATGCCAAGGCAACGCTTGATGCCCTGCGCGATCATGGCCTGAGGCCGACCCCCGAACTTTATCATGTCTGGTTTGTCTATTACGCAGAAGAAAACCCCGAAATTCTGCGGGTTATCGACGCGGTAAAGGCAAGTGGGGAGGCAATCGGCGAAGAAACGCTACTGCAACTTTATTACCGGTATATCTTTGACCGTCAGGCAGCCGATTTTCTTCAGCGCGGCATGGAAGATTTTTCCGATGTTGTCGAAAACAGCGATGCCAGTCTGACAAGTACGCGCGACGAACTGCGCGTTTATGGCGATGTGCTGGGCAAAGCCGAAGAATCTCTGCTGGCTGGTGAAAAGGTCGCGGAGGTCATTCGCAATGTTGCGCTGCATACCGGCCGGATGCAAACGACGGTCGAAAGCCTGCATGAACAGCTTGGCGATTATCTGAACAAGATCGCCAATCTGCAGCGTGAATTGCATGAAACCCGTGAACGGTCCTACACCGATGGCCTTACTCGGGTTTCCAATCGCATGCATTTCGAGGAAACACTGGCCAGTTGCTGTGTTGAATTTGATACCGGCAGCATTGACGAACCATTTTGCGTGATGATGGTCGATCTTGATCAGTTCAAGGTGGTGAATGACAAATATGGTCACCGGATCGGTGATGAAATTCTTGTTCTGATCGCATCCATGATCAAGGCAAACACCAAGGGCCGCGATCTGGTGGCGCGTTACGGCGGAGACGAGTTTGCAATCCTGTTGCCCCAGACACCGCTTAAGGATGCGATGATGCTGGCCGATGATATGAGCAAGCGCATCGCCGCGCGCGAGGTGCGTGCTAAATCCAGCGGAACGTCGTTCGGTCACATGACGGTTTCGGTCGGTGTGGCCGAATATGTGAAGGGCGAAGGAGCTGCCAAGGTCGTTGATCGTGCCGATAATGCGCTCTATCGGGCGAAAAAGAACGGTCGCAATCGTAACTTCGCTGCCGAATAG